TGATACAATTGCCTTTTTCACCATCCAGTCAGTGTGCTGTACGGGATGCAATGGTGCTGCAAATGCTGAGGAAGACATCAGCGATGCAAACACGATAGATGCAAACGCCGTCATCGTAATCCGACGTGCCTTTTTCATGATAATTTCCCCTCTCGTCTATGTATAAATAAATAGGATAACGTTTTCATTATAGCAAAATTTGCTAGGACTATGGTGTGATATTTGTTTACTTTCTGTTTAGAAAGCTCTTGAAGGCCTCTGCCATTTTCTCTGGTGCCTCTACCATGCCCATATGCCCAACATCAGGCAACAACACTTGCTCTACGTTATTTTTATCTACTGTAAAAGTTTTTTCAGAAGGAATGATCTGGTCCTCTGTTCCTGCGACTAATAGCACAGGTAAAGTCGTTTCTTGCAGCACATGATTGCGATCCGCTCGATCACGCATGGCGATTAATGTTTGGATGGCTCCAACCGGGTTCGTCGCAAAACCAATTTCTTTTGCTAGCTGGACTTCTTCTCTCATCGTCTCGACATGGGAAGGTGCGAACAGCTTCGGTACGAGGGCTTTGATAAACGGCTCCATTCCATTTTGGCGGATGTTGTCTGCGCCTTTATCCCGATTGGCTTTGGCAGTGTCGTCATCTGGATATGGCGTCGAATGGATCAAG
This genomic stretch from Brevibacillus sp. DP1.3A harbors:
- a CDS encoding alpha/beta fold hydrolase, yielding MKKEVQLSNGIKIAYVEEGTGESLVLIHGFCGSSSYWHKLVPLLSKTNRVIAIDLRGHGNSSAPDESYSMERFADDLALFVDELGLAKIHLFGHSLGGYVTLAFANQYADKLASFGLIHSTPYPDDDTAKANRDKGADNIRQNGMEPFIKALVPKLFAPSHVETMREEVQLAKEIGFATNPVGAIQTLIAMRDRADRNHVLQETTLPVLLVAGTEDQIIPSEKTFTVDKNNVEQVLLPDVGHMGMVEAPEKMAEAFKSFLNRK